The proteins below come from a single Phorcysia thermohydrogeniphila genomic window:
- a CDS encoding TIGR03960 family B12-binding radical SAM protein produces MKRTSLITIPTLTTGTSLTAIFKDKELLCRLYSVKKPASYLPLELNLRAPRFSEREVRIVLTYPDLYEVGSSHIGGKILYHVINNLTDFALMHRAYLPRPDMQSFMKREGIPLYTIEEQRPVKDYDLWGLSFSSELTYTNALKALELAGLRIKREEREGFPIVFAGGPCVYNPVPLSPFIDLFAIGDGEEVIVQLAELMRRIKREGGSKEDFLLEARKITGVWIPAFGKYPVKKAVFTGIGLKDYYPTSPPVPVVETAQDRIAVEAARGCLRGCRFCQAGYIYRPYRERDEKLVEKLVEETFKNTGYEEASLSALSISDHSRFNVLVPEIMGLCYSEMISLSLPSMRVKGFNPELASQIMQVKKTGFTLAPEAGSDRLRRIINKDLTNEDLFKAVEGLFERGWNRLKLYFMIGLPFELQEDIDALVDMLWTVHKIGRKYKGRKHLAAGISIFVPKPFTPFQWEAFAKEDEVKEKVSYIKRRAPKAFVLRFHDYRQSFIEAILTRGDESVADLIEAAYMEGCQLDGWDEYFNWEGWLRAFEKSGVDIENVSGRKELDEELPWDFIEGVVTKKFLLRELEKARREAWTPDCRIVGCHACGSCTPQQIRELKEHPIPEKIEFKVPPRPKREFPLKRKVALIFEKRGYAKYLSLLDLNRAFTRTFRRFGVPLRYSQGFNPHPKINVLLGLPVGVEGLGEIVEVELSEKEFDFERFIEESKSFLPEGLRFKRYYELGLKETLLSKIEEVTYRIRPFEEFSLDFLEEKVLENRKGKEVLLEEWIKGWEFDGEVLRVVLNVKGGNILNIQDILFWMGLDLGTAEVIREELLQGE; encoded by the coding sequence TTGAAGAGAACATCGCTGATTACGATTCCGACTTTGACTACGGGGACTTCTTTGACGGCGATATTTAAGGATAAAGAACTCCTCTGTAGGCTATACAGCGTTAAAAAGCCTGCCTCTTACCTGCCCTTAGAGCTTAACCTAAGAGCTCCCCGCTTTTCTGAAAGGGAAGTAAGAATTGTTCTTACCTACCCCGACCTTTACGAGGTGGGGAGCTCCCACATCGGCGGAAAAATCCTCTACCACGTTATTAACAACCTTACAGATTTTGCCCTCATGCATAGGGCTTACCTCCCCCGTCCCGACATGCAATCCTTTATGAAGAGGGAGGGAATTCCCCTTTATACGATTGAGGAGCAGAGGCCCGTAAAGGACTACGACTTATGGGGACTTTCCTTTTCCTCTGAGCTTACCTATACAAACGCCTTAAAAGCCTTAGAGCTTGCAGGCCTAAGAATTAAAAGGGAAGAGAGAGAAGGCTTTCCTATCGTCTTTGCCGGTGGTCCCTGCGTTTATAACCCGGTTCCCCTGTCGCCTTTCATAGACCTTTTTGCCATTGGTGATGGGGAAGAGGTAATTGTCCAACTTGCAGAACTCATGAGGAGGATAAAGAGGGAAGGGGGAAGTAAGGAGGACTTCCTCCTTGAGGCGAGGAAAATTACCGGAGTATGGATTCCTGCCTTTGGTAAGTATCCTGTAAAGAAGGCCGTCTTTACGGGGATAGGACTTAAGGACTACTACCCTACATCTCCTCCAGTTCCGGTAGTTGAGACGGCTCAGGACAGGATTGCCGTTGAAGCGGCAAGGGGGTGTTTGCGGGGATGCCGTTTCTGTCAGGCAGGCTACATATACCGTCCCTACAGGGAAAGGGATGAGAAGTTAGTGGAGAAACTTGTAGAAGAGACCTTCAAAAACACAGGCTACGAGGAGGCTTCCCTTTCTGCCCTGTCAATCTCAGACCACAGCCGTTTTAACGTTTTAGTCCCCGAAATTATGGGGCTTTGTTACAGTGAAATGATTTCACTCTCCCTTCCATCAATGAGGGTTAAGGGGTTTAATCCAGAGCTTGCCTCCCAGATTATGCAGGTCAAGAAAACCGGTTTTACCCTTGCTCCGGAGGCCGGTTCTGATAGGCTCAGGAGGATAATAAACAAGGACCTTACAAATGAGGACCTCTTTAAGGCGGTTGAGGGGCTTTTTGAGAGGGGATGGAACAGGCTGAAGCTCTACTTCATGATAGGGCTACCTTTTGAGCTTCAGGAGGACATTGACGCCCTTGTGGATATGCTCTGGACTGTCCACAAAATCGGAAGAAAGTATAAGGGTAGAAAGCACCTTGCTGCCGGTATCTCCATATTCGTCCCTAAGCCTTTCACGCCCTTCCAGTGGGAGGCCTTTGCCAAAGAAGACGAGGTAAAGGAGAAGGTTTCTTACATAAAGAGGAGAGCTCCAAAGGCCTTCGTCTTAAGGTTCCACGATTACAGGCAGTCTTTTATAGAGGCTATCCTGACAAGGGGCGATGAGTCGGTAGCAGACCTTATTGAAGCTGCCTACATGGAGGGATGTCAGCTTGATGGTTGGGACGAGTACTTTAACTGGGAAGGGTGGCTGAGGGCCTTTGAAAAAAGCGGCGTTGACATTGAGAATGTATCGGGACGAAAAGAGTTAGATGAGGAGCTCCCTTGGGACTTCATAGAGGGCGTTGTAACGAAAAAGTTTTTACTTAGAGAGCTTGAGAAAGCCAGAAGAGAAGCTTGGACTCCGGACTGCCGTATAGTTGGGTGTCACGCCTGCGGTTCCTGTACTCCCCAGCAGATAAGGGAGTTAAAGGAGCACCCGATACCCGAAAAGATAGAGTTTAAGGTTCCTCCAAGACCTAAGAGGGAGTTTCCATTAAAGAGGAAAGTAGCTCTAATCTTTGAAAAGAGAGGATATGCAAAGTACCTATCTCTCCTTGACCTAAATAGGGCTTTCACAAGGACGTTCCGCAGGTTCGGTGTTCCACTTAGGTACTCTCAGGGCTTTAACCCTCACCCGAAAATCAACGTTCTCCTTGGTCTTCCTGTAGGAGTTGAGGGGCTTGGTGAGATTGTTGAGGTGGAACTTTCTGAAAAGGAGTTTGACTTTGAAAGGTTCATAGAGGAGTCTAAATCCTTCTTGCCGGAAGGTTTGAGGTTTAAAAGGTACTACGAGCTGGGCTTAAAGGAGACTCTTCTCTCTAAGATAGAGGAGGTTACATACAGGATAAGACCTTTTGAGGAGTTTAGCCTTGACTTCCTTGAAGAGAAAGTTCTTGAAAATAGGAAGGGGAAAGAGGTTCTGCTGGAGGAGTGGATAAAGGGCTGGGAGTTTGACGGAGAAGTACTCAGGGTAGTATTAAATGTTAAAGGGGGTAATATTTTAAATATCCAAGATATTCTTTTCTGGATGGGTCTTGACCTTGGAACAGCAGAAGTCATTAGGGAAGAGCTCTTACAAGGTGAATAA
- a CDS encoding DUF481 domain-containing protein, whose protein sequence is MRKFLAILLFFPLTAFGETETNQVSVSYTDTSGNTDTKTLSISYSFEKDCQSLRFYSDGSYLYKTDSGEETANKLTLNGRVEMNLSEKILFYFSSFLYADPFSGYDYRIGLGPGVGYQLIDGEDESLKLFSGFNYTYNNYTDGTVNSYSLWEAKLEYKNRLLEDLLFLQKLSYQISLEDGDDYFVHSETSFQVPVTEKLALGLSYVLDYQNLLPDDAEKHTDKTFLTSVIYRF, encoded by the coding sequence ATGAGAAAGTTTTTAGCAATTTTATTATTTTTCCCTCTTACTGCTTTTGGAGAAACTGAAACAAATCAGGTCTCTGTTTCCTATACTGACACTTCTGGGAATACTGATACTAAAACCCTTTCTATTTCCTACAGCTTTGAGAAAGACTGTCAGTCGTTACGTTTTTACTCAGACGGCTCTTACCTTTATAAGACAGATAGCGGTGAAGAAACTGCCAATAAGCTAACCTTAAACGGTCGGGTTGAGATGAACCTGAGCGAGAAAATCCTCTTCTACTTTTCAAGCTTCCTCTACGCTGACCCCTTTTCAGGTTACGACTACAGAATTGGCCTTGGTCCGGGAGTTGGTTATCAGTTGATAGACGGTGAGGACGAGTCTCTGAAACTCTTTTCGGGTTTTAACTACACCTACAACAACTATACGGACGGAACGGTTAATAGCTACTCTCTATGGGAGGCAAAGCTTGAATATAAAAACAGGCTGCTTGAGGACCTCCTGTTTTTACAGAAACTCTCCTATCAGATTTCCCTTGAAGACGGCGATGACTACTTTGTTCATAGTGAGACCTCCTTTCAAGTTCCAGTAACGGAGAAATTAGCTTTAGGTCTTTCCTACGTTCTGGATTACCAGAATCTCCTTCCCGATGACGCTGAGAAGCATACGGACAAAACCTTCCTAACGAGCGTTATCTATAGGTTCTGA
- the lepB gene encoding signal peptidase I has product MNREKIVENLKSLIVALVLALIIRTFLVQSFHIPSGSMIPTLLVGDFILVDKVTYHFREPERGDVVVFLYPENRDVYFIKRIVGLPGDTVQVIDGKLYINGKPCSYSPAGSYSYVEKGTLMKGELFYEFLPKRKGGEKKHLILKTGTQGDNTKVFVIPKDKYFMMGDNRNNSYDSRFWGFVDRKNIVGIARVIFFSWDGERHLPRFSRIFKLIN; this is encoded by the coding sequence ATGAACAGGGAAAAAATAGTTGAAAACCTTAAATCTTTGATAGTCGCTCTTGTTCTTGCATTAATCATTAGAACCTTCTTAGTCCAGTCCTTTCATATACCTTCAGGCTCCATGATACCAACGCTGCTCGTCGGAGATTTTATACTGGTAGACAAAGTTACCTACCACTTTAGAGAGCCAGAAAGGGGAGACGTCGTCGTTTTCCTCTACCCAGAAAATAGGGACGTTTACTTCATAAAGAGAATAGTTGGCCTTCCGGGAGACACCGTTCAGGTCATAGACGGAAAGCTCTACATAAACGGGAAACCCTGCAGTTACTCCCCAGCAGGCAGTTACAGCTACGTTGAAAAGGGAACGTTAATGAAAGGAGAACTCTTTTACGAGTTCCTTCCCAAGAGGAAAGGAGGCGAAAAGAAGCATCTGATTTTAAAGACGGGAACTCAAGGGGATAACACAAAAGTATTCGTCATTCCAAAGGACAAGTACTTTATGATGGGTGATAACAGGAACAACAGCTACGATAGCAGGTTCTGGGGATTCGTTGATAGAAAGAACATAGTAGGCATCGCAAGGGTTATTTTCTTCTCTTGGGATGGAGAGAGACACCTGCCCCGTTTCAGCAGAATCTTCAAGCTAATAAACTAA
- a CDS encoding HU family DNA-binding protein, translated as MTKSDLVAAIAEKAGIRKKDAEAALNAFIEVVTEALKGGDKVEIRGFGTFLMKERAPRTARNPRTGEKVEVPAKLSPAFKPGKDLKEATEKVLKKRKK; from the coding sequence ATGACAAAGAGCGACCTTGTAGCAGCAATTGCTGAAAAGGCAGGTATCAGGAAGAAGGATGCCGAAGCTGCTCTTAACGCCTTCATTGAGGTGGTAACAGAGGCTCTCAAAGGCGGAGACAAGGTAGAAATCAGGGGCTTTGGAACCTTCCTCATGAAGGAGAGAGCTCCAAGAACTGCAAGGAACCCAAGAACTGGTGAGAAGGTAGAAGTTCCTGCAAAGCTCTCTCCAGCCTTTAAGCCCGGAAAGGACCTTAAAGAGGCTACTGAGAAAGTTCTCAAGAAAAGGAAGAAGTAA
- a CDS encoding DUF167 domain-containing protein: MEEGRLKIRVTVPPEGGKANRKVVELLSKALRVPASNIEIVKGEASRIKLLRIEGISSATLQEKLGTQVQETS, encoded by the coding sequence GTGGAAGAGGGGAGGCTGAAAATCAGGGTAACAGTTCCTCCTGAGGGAGGTAAGGCCAACAGGAAAGTTGTTGAGCTGCTTTCAAAGGCGCTAAGAGTGCCTGCATCTAACATAGAGATTGTGAAGGGGGAAGCGAGCCGAATTAAACTCCTCAGGATTGAGGGGATAAGCTCTGCAACTTTGCAGGAAAAGCTTGGAACGCAGGTGCAGGAAACTTCTTGA
- a CDS encoding DivIVA domain-containing protein gives MKNVQGRKVKLRPQDIRTKEFSKKLFGYDPDEVEAFLIEVANAYQELLKEIESLRVKTPEYKTEKLVEKAKKEIEKIVQKKLEEKKELEKQKKELELEIEKLKLAQKQFFDRLKMTILDMTRILEELRPNATGKKEERGSGTGSEGSTQGLSEQDRGGGRGEAENQGNSSS, from the coding sequence ATGAAGAACGTTCAGGGTAGGAAGGTAAAACTTAGGCCTCAGGATATAAGGACAAAGGAGTTCAGTAAAAAGCTCTTTGGATATGACCCAGATGAGGTTGAGGCCTTTTTAATAGAGGTGGCTAATGCGTATCAGGAGCTCCTAAAAGAAATAGAGAGCCTTAGGGTTAAAACTCCAGAGTACAAGACCGAAAAGCTCGTAGAGAAGGCCAAAAAGGAAATTGAGAAGATTGTCCAGAAGAAACTTGAAGAGAAGAAGGAGCTTGAGAAGCAGAAGAAAGAACTTGAGCTTGAGATAGAGAAGTTAAAGCTTGCCCAGAAGCAGTTCTTTGATAGGCTTAAGATGACCATTTTGGACATGACGAGAATTCTTGAGGAGCTGAGGCCAAATGCTACGGGTAAGAAAGAGGAACGGGGCAGTGGAACTGGAAGTGAAGGTTCAACCCAAGGCCTCTCGGAACAGGATAGAGGGGGTGGAAGAGGGGAGGCTGAAAATCAGGGTAACAGTTCCTCCTGA
- a CDS encoding YggT family protein, with protein MLVKEILHTAIELLTWLIIIGSLLTWVPPHSRNRIVDSIIELTDGLLEPIRKVVPPIHGIDISPIVAIIILQLLDSLL; from the coding sequence ATGCTGGTGAAAGAGATCTTACACACGGCTATTGAACTACTTACTTGGCTTATCATTATCGGTTCACTTCTTACTTGGGTTCCTCCTCACAGTAGAAACCGGATAGTTGACAGTATTATTGAGCTTACGGACGGTTTGCTTGAACCCATACGGAAAGTTGTTCCACCTATTCACGGAATAGATATTAGTCCCATTGTTGCTATAATCATTTTGCAGTTGCTTGATAGTTTGCTCTAA
- a CDS encoding XTP/dITP diphosphatase encodes MRIIFATKNRGKVREVKEKLKRFGIDVVPIDEVKNVPSPEETGETFLENAYQKAIYYARALGEPVIAEDSGLEVEALGGRPGVYSSRFAGENATDEENNRKLIEELKKRGLEESPARYVSFVVVAFPEGMGLWSEGEVKGKVITEPRGSGGFGYDPLFIPEGYERTMAELSLEEKNRISHRGKAFGKLVKLIEEIRCW; translated from the coding sequence ATGAGGATAATCTTTGCTACAAAGAACAGAGGAAAAGTTAGGGAAGTTAAGGAGAAACTAAAACGTTTTGGTATAGATGTTGTCCCCATAGATGAAGTAAAGAACGTTCCTTCACCGGAAGAAACGGGAGAAACTTTCCTTGAAAATGCCTACCAGAAGGCTATTTACTACGCTAGGGCCTTAGGAGAGCCTGTGATTGCTGAAGATTCAGGTCTTGAGGTTGAAGCGTTAGGTGGAAGGCCGGGAGTTTACTCTTCCCGCTTTGCTGGGGAAAATGCTACAGACGAGGAGAACAACAGGAAACTTATAGAGGAACTGAAGAAAAGAGGGCTAGAGGAATCACCTGCTAGGTACGTTTCTTTTGTCGTTGTTGCTTTCCCTGAAGGGATGGGACTCTGGAGCGAAGGCGAGGTAAAGGGTAAAGTGATAACAGAGCCAAGAGGTAGCGGGGGGTTTGGCTACGACCCTCTATTCATACCGGAAGGTTATGAAAGGACGATGGCGGAGCTCTCTTTGGAAGAGAAAAACAGGATAAGCCACAGGGGAAAAGCTTTTGGTAAACTCGTTAAGCTCATAGAGGAGATAAGATGCTGGTGA
- the rph gene encoding ribonuclease PH, giving the protein MRSDGRRPDELREVKITLDYIKHAEGSCLIEFGDTRVICTASVEEKVPPFLKGSGQGWITAEYSMIPRATVQRTVRESAKGRLTGRTQEIQRLIGRSLRSSVDLLALGEITIWIDCDVIQADGGTRTASITGAFVALYRALQKIDKLSAVKNFVAAVSVGIVDGEYLLDLNYEEDSIAEVDMNIVMNDRGEFIEIQGTAEGKPFSRNDLDRLLALGEAGIKQLFEKQKKVLGVEE; this is encoded by the coding sequence ATAAGGAGTGATGGTAGAAGGCCTGATGAGCTAAGGGAGGTAAAGATTACCCTTGACTATATAAAGCACGCAGAGGGTTCGTGCCTTATAGAGTTTGGCGATACAAGGGTTATCTGTACCGCCTCGGTTGAGGAGAAAGTTCCGCCGTTTTTGAAAGGTAGCGGACAGGGTTGGATAACTGCCGAGTACTCAATGATTCCCCGTGCAACTGTCCAGAGAACGGTTAGGGAGTCTGCAAAAGGAAGGCTTACAGGTAGAACGCAGGAGATACAGAGGCTTATAGGGAGGTCGCTAAGGAGTTCCGTTGACCTTTTAGCCCTTGGGGAGATAACAATTTGGATAGACTGTGACGTTATTCAGGCTGACGGAGGAACGAGGACGGCCTCTATAACTGGGGCTTTTGTTGCCCTTTACAGAGCTCTCCAAAAGATAGATAAGCTCTCTGCCGTTAAAAACTTTGTTGCCGCAGTGAGCGTCGGTATAGTGGACGGTGAGTACCTCCTTGATCTTAACTATGAAGAAGATTCAATAGCAGAAGTGGATATGAACATCGTTATGAACGACAGAGGTGAGTTTATTGAAATTCAGGGAACTGCTGAAGGTAAGCCTTTTTCAAGGAACGACCTTGATAGACTTCTTGCTTTGGGAGAGGCCGGTATAAAACAGCTTTTTGAAAAACAGAAGAAAGTTCTCGGGGTGGAAGAATGA
- the murI gene encoding glutamate racemase, with the protein MPDRPIGVFDSGVGGLTVLKALKELLPSENLIYFGDTARVPYGTKSPRTIIRYSLENTKLLESFNVKMVVVACNTSSSYALEILRSEFRFPVIGVVRPGAKLAVHRTRSGRIGVIGTEATIRSGAYRKAIVSVNPFAEVFEKACPLFVPLIEEGWLDDPITEEIARRYLTPLLKEKIDTLVLGCTHYPLIKGVLKKVCGDGVELIDSAEAVAQEVSKVLPAKRESGVGAVRILVSDKTERFERIARMIMGEKISIEEVSVDKE; encoded by the coding sequence ATGCCCGATAGACCAATTGGTGTTTTTGATTCTGGAGTTGGTGGACTAACTGTTCTGAAAGCTCTAAAAGAACTTCTCCCTTCAGAAAACCTTATCTACTTTGGAGACACTGCAAGAGTTCCCTACGGAACAAAATCCCCCAGAACGATAATAAGGTACAGCCTTGAGAATACAAAACTCCTTGAGAGCTTTAACGTTAAGATGGTCGTTGTTGCCTGTAATACATCCTCCTCTTACGCCTTGGAAATTCTGAGGAGTGAGTTTAGGTTTCCCGTTATAGGAGTCGTTAGGCCGGGAGCTAAGTTAGCCGTTCACAGGACACGCTCCGGTAGGATAGGGGTCATAGGTACAGAGGCGACTATAAGGAGCGGTGCTTATCGGAAGGCAATTGTTTCCGTAAATCCCTTTGCCGAGGTTTTTGAAAAGGCGTGTCCTCTATTTGTTCCTCTAATTGAGGAAGGGTGGCTTGATGACCCTATCACCGAGGAGATTGCAAGGCGATACTTAACCCCTCTGCTAAAAGAAAAAATTGACACTTTAGTTTTAGGCTGCACCCACTATCCTCTCATAAAAGGGGTACTGAAAAAGGTTTGCGGCGATGGAGTTGAGCTCATAGACTCTGCTGAGGCCGTTGCTCAGGAAGTTTCCAAGGTTTTACCTGCAAAGAGGGAAAGTGGGGTAGGAGCTGTAAGGATATTGGTGAGCGATAAAACTGAAAGGTTTGAGAGGATTGCGAGGATGATAATGGGGGAAAAGATTTCCATTGAGGAGGTCTCAGTTGATAAGGAGTGA